In one window of Anaerobacillus alkaliphilus DNA:
- a CDS encoding L,D-transpeptidase family protein, protein MSKQDQSQQGYTPRKKRKKKPNGRRLFLPILLMVGIVYSLGVFSSNYLSFIKPSFVHSVQSQEELLEESNAPVVEEIHYPVPETLILVETIEEPSSEIEQGKEEKLVHSQKEEKKVTEAKVLEVKLEPKKQEPVIEKVVDEEPVVEQVIMVSEKKSEVEDKPVQAAANRVAVHEVQPKETLFSITMQYYLSGSFQGKVADFNGISNPETEVKAGMKLELPDPAILAFHQVKQGETLFSITMQYYQQGKFQEHLASYNGIKNPATDVKVGMVLKIPNLSIVKVEPKETYSLKINKGTNTLTVFRNGVVIKSFPIATGKSSSLTPEGTFKIVNKVEKPWFNPENIPGGDPRNPLGSHWLGLNVPGTKGYTYGIHGTNNPASIGTYASKGCIRMYNSDILWIYQNVPMQTTVEIVSK, encoded by the coding sequence TTGTCAAAGCAAGATCAGTCACAGCAAGGTTATACACCAAGGAAAAAAAGAAAGAAGAAGCCTAACGGGAGACGATTATTCTTACCTATCCTATTAATGGTTGGTATTGTTTATAGTCTAGGAGTTTTCTCAAGTAACTATTTAAGTTTTATAAAACCTAGTTTTGTGCATTCAGTTCAGTCGCAAGAAGAATTGCTTGAAGAGAGTAATGCACCTGTCGTTGAGGAAATACATTATCCAGTTCCAGAGACTTTGATATTAGTAGAGACGATTGAGGAACCTAGTAGTGAAATTGAACAAGGAAAAGAAGAGAAGCTTGTACATAGTCAAAAGGAAGAGAAGAAAGTTACAGAGGCTAAGGTTTTAGAAGTAAAGTTAGAGCCTAAAAAACAAGAACCGGTAATTGAGAAAGTGGTTGATGAAGAACCGGTGGTTGAACAAGTAATTATGGTGAGTGAAAAAAAGTCAGAGGTTGAAGATAAGCCAGTTCAAGCAGCTGCTAATCGAGTAGCCGTTCATGAAGTACAACCAAAAGAAACTCTTTTTAGTATAACGATGCAATACTATCTGAGTGGTAGTTTTCAAGGAAAAGTTGCAGATTTCAATGGTATCAGCAATCCAGAAACAGAAGTGAAAGCAGGGATGAAGCTAGAACTTCCTGATCCTGCAATCCTTGCTTTTCATCAAGTGAAGCAAGGTGAAACTCTCTTTAGCATTACGATGCAATATTACCAGCAGGGGAAATTCCAAGAACATTTAGCATCCTATAATGGGATTAAAAATCCTGCAACAGATGTAAAAGTTGGGATGGTTCTCAAGATACCAAATCTATCAATTGTAAAAGTAGAGCCAAAAGAGACGTACAGTCTGAAAATTAATAAAGGCACAAATACGTTAACCGTTTTTCGAAATGGAGTAGTGATCAAGAGTTTTCCAATTGCGACCGGAAAAAGTTCTTCGCTTACACCTGAAGGTACATTTAAAATTGTAAACAAAGTAGAAAAACCTTGGTTTAACCCGGAAAATATACCTGGCGGAGATCCACGTAATCCACTAGGAAGCCATTGGCTCGGCTTAAATGTTCCTGGTACAAAAGGCTATACATACGGTATCCATGGGACAAATAATCCAGCCTCAATTGGAACTTATGCTAGTAAAGGCTGTATTCGAATGTACAATTCTGATATTCTATGGATCTATCAAAATGTACCGATGCAGACGACTGTGGAGATTGTCAGTAAGTAG
- a CDS encoding histidine triad nucleotide-binding protein translates to MSDCIFCKIVKREAPAEIIYENEDAMAFYGLHFSAPVHALVIPKKHIENIMDITEEDEKAIFQTHLAMKEVAIKLGIDQTGFRIITNTGEHGQQEVYHIHYHILGGRQLKWEM, encoded by the coding sequence ATGTCGGATTGTATATTTTGCAAGATTGTTAAACGTGAGGCTCCAGCTGAAATTATCTATGAAAACGAAGATGCAATGGCTTTTTACGGATTGCATTTCAGTGCACCTGTTCACGCGTTAGTCATTCCGAAAAAGCATATTGAAAATATTATGGATATTACGGAAGAAGATGAAAAAGCAATTTTTCAAACGCACTTGGCGATGAAGGAAGTCGCGATAAAACTGGGCATTGACCAAACTGGTTTCAGAATTATAACAAATACCGGTGAGCATGGGCAACAAGAGGTCTATCATATTCATTACCACATTCTTGGAGGTAGACAGCTAAAGTGGGAAATGTAA
- a CDS encoding DUF420 domain-containing protein, with product MERKVRNYTPAIIILTIIINGLVVVLSGMPRLDIDPGFDVKILPLINAILNSFTFLFLVGALWAIKKKNISLHSKFIYAAFTTTALFLVTYVGHHALSEATTFGGEGMIKSFYYFILITHIVLAAAIVPLALVTLARGLNRQDEKHRKIARWTMPLWLYVAFTGVLVYVLISPYY from the coding sequence GTGGAAAGAAAAGTACGAAATTATACACCAGCGATTATTATTTTAACGATTATTATTAATGGACTAGTTGTTGTTTTGTCTGGTATGCCAAGACTAGATATTGATCCTGGTTTTGACGTGAAGATTTTACCGTTAATTAATGCAATTCTAAATTCTTTTACTTTTTTATTTTTAGTTGGAGCATTATGGGCGATTAAGAAAAAGAACATCTCGCTTCATAGTAAGTTTATCTATGCTGCGTTTACTACGACTGCATTGTTTTTGGTCACGTACGTTGGCCACCATGCATTATCGGAAGCGACGACTTTTGGTGGGGAAGGTATGATAAAGTCGTTTTACTACTTTATTTTAATTACACATATTGTTTTAGCTGCTGCGATTGTTCCTTTAGCGCTTGTAACATTAGCCCGGGGACTAAATCGACAGGATGAAAAGCATCGTAAAATCGCGCGTTGGACAATGCCTTTATGGTTGTACGTTGCTTTTACTGGAGTCCTTGTGTATGTATTAATTTCACCATATTATTAA
- a CDS encoding beta-ketoacyl-ACP synthase III, which translates to MKCVGIVGIGTCLPSNVVANRDLEEIMETTDEWIRSRTGIEERRIASDDIDTSDMAIVAAKNALLNADMDASDIDLILVATATPDYVFPSVACMVQEGLGIPNVPAMDLSAACSGFVYAVVTGKQFIDSNTYKNVLVIGSEKFSKIIDWNDRNTSVLFGDGAGAVILSEVSEGKGILAFEIGADGTGAKHLLVDNKTNFVTMNGREVFKFAVRQMPETSLSVIEKAGLTAEDVDFLVPHQANIRIIDTARARLGLEKDKVSTTVTNHGNTSAASIPLALFSEIENGKIHDGDVIVLVGFGGGLTWGSICLRWGR; encoded by the coding sequence ATGAAGTGCGTAGGCATTGTTGGTATTGGGACATGTTTACCATCAAATGTTGTAGCTAATCGAGATTTAGAGGAGATTATGGAGACAACAGATGAGTGGATTAGATCTCGGACTGGAATAGAGGAGCGACGGATTGCTTCAGACGATATAGATACTTCAGATATGGCGATTGTTGCGGCAAAAAATGCGTTACTAAACGCTGATATGGATGCTAGTGATATAGATTTAATCTTAGTGGCAACGGCAACACCTGACTATGTTTTCCCATCGGTTGCCTGCATGGTTCAGGAAGGGTTGGGTATTCCAAACGTACCAGCGATGGATCTAAGTGCAGCTTGCTCAGGATTTGTTTATGCTGTTGTAACGGGTAAACAGTTTATTGATTCAAATACATATAAAAATGTGTTAGTGATTGGTAGTGAGAAATTTTCTAAAATTATTGATTGGAATGACCGCAATACGTCTGTGTTATTCGGTGACGGAGCTGGCGCAGTGATATTAAGCGAGGTGTCAGAGGGGAAAGGGATCCTTGCCTTTGAAATCGGTGCTGATGGAACTGGAGCAAAACATTTATTGGTCGATAATAAAACAAATTTTGTCACAATGAATGGAAGAGAAGTGTTTAAGTTTGCAGTTCGGCAAATGCCTGAAACGAGCTTGTCAGTGATTGAAAAGGCAGGACTGACAGCAGAGGATGTCGATTTTCTTGTGCCACACCAAGCGAACATTCGCATTATAGATACAGCAAGAGCCAGACTCGGTTTGGAAAAAGACAAAGTCTCAACAACAGTAACAAATCATGGAAATACCTCTGCAGCCTCTATACCATTAGCGTTATTTTCAGAAATTGAAAATGGCAAAATTCATGATGGTGATGTTATTGTTTTGGTTGGCTTTGGTGGTGGTTTAACCTGGGGTTCGATTTGCTTACGATGGGGACGATAA
- a CDS encoding HIT family protein, with translation MKKTTLANGETVEFECLSCAITSGEMEPDGGTIVETEFFHAHQDVAYPIQGLVILASKRHVKCLDELTDEELLDYQRLLVKIRKAQREVLGIEYVYYFYNEDTTHHFHTWMVPRYEWMYKFGRSIESVRPVLLHARNEMYTAENLEDVRAAISSLTKALNKE, from the coding sequence TTGAAAAAAACTACGCTGGCTAATGGGGAAACAGTAGAATTCGAATGTCTGAGCTGTGCAATTACAAGTGGAGAAATGGAACCAGACGGAGGAACCATTGTTGAGACCGAGTTTTTTCATGCGCATCAAGATGTTGCCTACCCAATTCAAGGGTTAGTTATTTTAGCCTCGAAGCGGCATGTTAAATGCCTAGACGAGCTAACGGATGAGGAATTACTTGATTATCAAAGGTTGCTAGTCAAAATACGTAAAGCCCAACGAGAGGTTTTAGGGATTGAGTACGTTTACTATTTTTACAATGAGGATACTACCCACCATTTTCACACGTGGATGGTCCCGAGGTACGAGTGGATGTACAAGTTTGGACGTTCCATTGAATCTGTGAGGCCCGTGTTACTCCATGCAAGAAATGAGATGTATACAGCAGAGAACTTAGAAGATGTAAGAGCAGCAATTTCATCATTAACAAAGGCACTAAATAAGGAGTGA
- a CDS encoding radical SAM/SPASM domain-containing protein, translated as MKTFKKVYVEITSICNLACSFCPPTERAKQFISIEQFTTILDQIKPHTKYIYLHVKGEPLLHPKIDQLLDISHEKGFKVNITTNGTLLKKAKHKIFGKPAIRQMNFSLHSFDGHPGSTNRLEYITTVLGFAREAVDSSNMIVSLRLWNLDQDNATNLERSRNREALAIIEEEFNLDYQIEERVTPGSGLKIADRIYINQDYEFKWPALHEEEDEGKGFCHGLRSQAAILTNGTVVPCCLDGEGVINLGNVYETSFSDIVEGDRANKLYDGFSRREAVEELCRKCGYRKRFG; from the coding sequence ATGAAAACTTTTAAAAAGGTTTATGTAGAGATTACAAGCATATGTAATTTGGCCTGTAGTTTTTGCCCACCGACAGAACGTGCGAAACAGTTTATTTCTATTGAACAATTCACTACTATTTTAGATCAAATAAAGCCTCATACTAAATATATCTACTTACATGTAAAAGGTGAACCACTGTTACACCCCAAAATTGACCAGCTGTTAGATATAAGCCATGAAAAAGGTTTTAAAGTCAACATTACGACAAATGGGACCCTATTGAAAAAAGCGAAGCACAAGATTTTTGGAAAGCCAGCTATTCGTCAGATGAATTTCTCCTTGCATAGCTTTGATGGTCACCCAGGCTCTACAAATCGATTGGAATACATTACTACTGTTCTAGGTTTTGCAAGAGAAGCTGTTGATAGTAGCAATATGATTGTCTCACTTCGGTTATGGAATTTAGATCAAGACAATGCAACGAATTTAGAGAGAAGTAGAAACCGTGAGGCCCTAGCAATTATAGAGGAAGAGTTTAACCTAGACTATCAGATCGAGGAAAGAGTAACTCCTGGTAGTGGTTTAAAAATTGCTGACCGAATCTATATAAATCAAGATTATGAGTTCAAATGGCCAGCTCTTCATGAAGAGGAAGACGAAGGCAAAGGCTTCTGTCACGGCCTTCGTAGTCAGGCAGCGATCTTAACGAACGGGACCGTTGTACCTTGTTGTCTTGATGGAGAAGGAGTCATTAACCTTGGTAATGTGTATGAAACTTCTTTTTCGGATATCGTTGAAGGTGACCGTGCCAATAAACTTTATGATGGGTTCTCTAGAAGAGAAGCGGTAGAAGAATTGTGTAGAAAATGCGGTTATCGCAAACGTTTTGGATAA
- a CDS encoding GNAT family N-acetyltransferase — protein MTLLEKIFQMEVEYVKLFSEVKEEVSALVFTDVHLPDMYNHNFSLYPSNDGLIEYINNELKKEEVKNKGFLRVVTHDTANATAISELLVKPEISTFDLMYIESVKYSEMQGNPNCSVLCADNNTVLDDGMKVDVLANQEAMGVDFAKRRIARKALEYKSLDKPIQLFVCYHEDRPVGNIEYIPFDDIVKLEDFDILEEYQRKGFGTTVLKHLLEKAYHDNIEYAYLITDSQDTAKEMYEKCGLKKIGEKTELFFRLK, from the coding sequence ATGACACTTCTAGAAAAGATATTTCAGATGGAAGTAGAATATGTAAAACTGTTCTCTGAGGTTAAGGAAGAAGTAAGTGCACTTGTGTTTACAGATGTTCATTTGCCGGATATGTATAATCATAATTTTAGTCTTTATCCATCGAATGATGGCCTCATTGAATACATAAATAACGAACTGAAGAAGGAAGAAGTAAAGAATAAGGGGTTTCTTCGGGTAGTTACTCACGACACCGCCAATGCAACTGCGATTAGCGAGCTTTTAGTAAAACCTGAGATTTCTACCTTTGATCTGATGTATATCGAATCAGTTAAATACAGTGAAATGCAGGGAAATCCTAATTGTTCTGTTTTGTGTGCTGATAACAATACCGTACTGGACGATGGGATGAAAGTTGATGTGTTAGCAAATCAAGAAGCAATGGGCGTAGATTTTGCCAAAAGAAGGATTGCTAGAAAAGCTCTTGAATATAAAAGTCTTGATAAACCGATTCAATTGTTTGTTTGTTACCACGAAGACAGGCCTGTTGGTAACATAGAATACATTCCATTCGATGATATCGTTAAATTAGAGGACTTTGATATTTTAGAAGAGTATCAACGAAAAGGCTTTGGTACTACAGTTCTTAAACACTTATTAGAAAAGGCATATCATGATAACATAGAATATGCTTATCTGATTACAGATTCGCAAGATACGGCGAAAGAAATGTACGAGAAATGTGGCTTGAAAAAAATCGGAGAGAAAACAGAACTATTTTTTCGTCTTAAGTAA
- the fabF gene encoding beta-ketoacyl-ACP synthase II: MKKRVVITGMGAITPLGNDVSTTWENIKNNVSGIDQLTRVDAEKFTVKVSAEVKDFAPEKFMDPKEARRMGRYTQLAIAASKMAVEDANLKIGEDVAAERIGVWIGSGIGGLGEFEEQHKKFLEKGPKRVSPFIIPMFIPDMASGRVSIELGAKGMNNCSVTACASGANSIGDAFRTIQNGDMDMMVTGGTEAAITEMTVAGFSNMTALSTNPDPKTASRPFDKNRDGFVIAEGAGILILEELEHALARGAKIYGELVGYGATGDAYHITTPAPDGEGGQRAMKLAMSDASISPQEVDYINAHGTSTHYNDLYETKAIKEVFGEHAYKLAISSTKSMTGHLLGAAGAIEAIFSVLAIRDSIFPATIGYTTPDEELDLDYVPNQARSGEVNVVLSNSLGFGGHNATLAFRKYQ; this comes from the coding sequence ATGAAAAAACGAGTAGTTATTACTGGTATGGGTGCGATAACACCTTTAGGAAATGATGTGTCAACAACGTGGGAGAACATAAAAAATAATGTTTCTGGAATTGATCAACTGACACGGGTCGACGCAGAAAAGTTTACAGTAAAGGTCTCTGCTGAAGTGAAGGACTTTGCTCCTGAAAAATTTATGGATCCTAAAGAAGCACGGAGAATGGGGCGCTATACTCAGTTAGCGATAGCTGCTAGTAAAATGGCAGTAGAGGACGCTAATCTGAAAATTGGTGAGGATGTTGCTGCTGAAAGGATTGGTGTTTGGATTGGATCAGGTATTGGTGGTCTAGGTGAGTTTGAGGAGCAACATAAAAAGTTTCTAGAAAAAGGACCTAAACGTGTGAGTCCTTTTATTATACCTATGTTTATTCCAGATATGGCTTCGGGGCGGGTGTCAATTGAACTTGGTGCTAAGGGAATGAATAATTGTTCTGTGACAGCATGTGCTTCAGGGGCAAATTCAATTGGTGATGCGTTTCGAACAATTCAAAATGGTGATATGGATATGATGGTTACTGGCGGAACTGAGGCGGCGATTACAGAGATGACGGTTGCTGGCTTCTCTAATATGACAGCGTTATCGACGAACCCAGATCCAAAGACTGCTAGTCGCCCGTTTGATAAAAACCGGGATGGATTTGTCATTGCGGAGGGAGCGGGAATCCTTATATTGGAAGAATTAGAGCATGCGTTGGCACGTGGTGCTAAAATTTACGGAGAATTAGTTGGCTACGGGGCAACAGGCGATGCCTATCATATTACCACGCCAGCTCCAGACGGAGAAGGAGGTCAACGAGCGATGAAATTGGCTATGTCTGATGCATCTATCTCACCTCAGGAAGTGGATTATATTAACGCTCACGGTACGAGTACTCACTATAATGACTTATACGAGACAAAAGCGATTAAGGAAGTGTTTGGTGAACATGCCTATAAACTAGCGATTAGTTCCACCAAATCGATGACAGGACATTTACTTGGTGCAGCTGGAGCAATCGAGGCAATCTTCTCTGTCCTAGCGATACGAGACAGCATTTTTCCAGCGACGATAGGCTACACAACACCGGACGAAGAGCTTGATTTAGATTATGTGCCAAATCAGGCACGTTCAGGTGAAGTTAATGTAGTTCTCTCCAACTCATTAGGATTTGGCGGGCATAATGCAACGTTGGCGTTTAGAAAATATCAATAA
- a CDS encoding DUF4440 domain-containing protein — protein sequence MSSELKQHIRQLEESHTTLVNRESVEFLDKILADDFFEIGSSGYFFNKAECLESGVVLTEMKLYNHEIYLLADGVVLSTYFVRDETRDRNTLRSSIWKMIDGRWQLYFHQGTITPLQVSDIVKE from the coding sequence ATGAGTAGTGAGTTAAAACAACATATAAGACAACTAGAGGAAAGTCATACGACTCTTGTAAACCGAGAGTCAGTTGAATTTCTTGATAAAATTTTAGCAGACGATTTTTTTGAGATCGGTAGTTCAGGATACTTTTTTAATAAAGCAGAATGCCTAGAAAGTGGCGTAGTCTTAACAGAGATGAAGCTCTACAACCATGAAATCTATCTGTTAGCTGATGGAGTAGTGTTATCAACGTACTTTGTTCGTGACGAAACTCGCGATCGCAATACACTTCGAAGTTCAATTTGGAAGATGATTGACGGTAGATGGCAACTATATTTTCACCAAGGAACGATTACTCCGTTACAAGTAAGTGACATAGTGAAAGAATAA
- a CDS encoding GNAT family N-acetyltransferase, with protein sequence MGNVITIKVPDNYPLIASFIAKVNHGEDHVGYCGDDQEEILHTLLHDFSDLPLEQSLVAAYEGDELVGVLGMDIDRESKVTELWGPFVVHEDCEKIATLMYNDIMNQIPISLTQVLGFYNKENKNSQLFMEKIGAIRKDEHTILTCHKKGQIDEAGIVEVTPEYYESFRELHDGSFPNAYETSEEILSKIDDHHKVFVAHDQNELLGYVYCEANPQFSGGDIHFIAVTPSSRGLGIGKKLVNKALTFLFSFEEIEEITLCVNSSNQAAIHVYEKVGFTKVHELVFYQGKLGE encoded by the coding sequence GTGGGAAATGTAATTACAATAAAAGTCCCAGATAACTATCCATTGATTGCCTCGTTTATTGCTAAAGTTAATCATGGAGAAGATCATGTTGGTTATTGCGGCGATGATCAGGAAGAGATCTTACATACATTGTTACATGATTTTTCCGATTTGCCGCTGGAGCAATCACTTGTAGCAGCCTATGAAGGTGATGAGCTTGTAGGAGTGCTTGGAATGGATATAGACAGGGAGTCAAAAGTTACCGAGTTATGGGGCCCTTTTGTCGTCCATGAGGATTGCGAAAAGATTGCGACGTTGATGTATAACGACATCATGAACCAAATACCTATCTCGTTAACGCAAGTACTTGGTTTTTATAATAAAGAAAATAAGAACTCTCAGCTATTTATGGAGAAGATTGGTGCTATCCGGAAAGATGAGCATACGATTTTAACTTGTCATAAAAAAGGTCAAATAGATGAAGCGGGCATAGTCGAAGTCACTCCAGAGTATTATGAGAGTTTTCGAGAGTTACATGATGGATCGTTTCCAAATGCTTATGAAACTAGCGAGGAAATCTTAAGTAAGATAGATGATCATCATAAAGTCTTTGTAGCACATGATCAGAACGAGCTACTCGGGTATGTTTACTGTGAGGCCAATCCTCAATTTTCAGGAGGAGATATTCATTTTATTGCAGTTACGCCTTCTTCAAGAGGGTTAGGGATTGGGAAAAAACTAGTGAACAAGGCATTAACATTTCTGTTTTCATTTGAGGAGATTGAGGAGATCACGTTATGTGTAAACTCTAGTAATCAGGCAGCCATTCACGTTTATGAAAAAGTTGGTTTTACGAAAGTTCATGAACTTGTCTTTTATCAAGGAAAGCTGGGTGAATAA